One window from the genome of Betaproteobacteria bacterium encodes:
- a CDS encoding hemerythrin domain-containing protein: MTENNTALPKSAQSALSIISGEHQGFATALNSLMRHLTPVRERRVNPNYDLFGTILSYIDTFMDRLHHPKEDEHLFRAVRTRTTEADAVLLELQHGHARGPADFRELHEALRRTRGGSAAEIETFAIILDRYAAESREHMRKEGSIVVPIALKVLTQEDWETIDHAFRDNRDPFFGTGPQGRDETLFKARYGFPSAGQ, encoded by the coding sequence ATGACGGAGAACAACACCGCGCTGCCGAAGTCGGCGCAATCCGCCCTGTCGATCATCAGCGGGGAGCACCAGGGTTTCGCAACGGCGCTCAACTCGCTGATGCGCCACCTCACGCCGGTTCGCGAGCGCCGGGTGAATCCCAACTACGATCTCTTCGGGACGATCCTGTCGTACATCGACACCTTCATGGACCGGCTCCACCATCCCAAGGAGGATGAGCACCTGTTCCGGGCCGTGCGCACCCGGACCACCGAGGCGGACGCGGTGCTGCTCGAACTGCAGCACGGGCACGCGCGCGGTCCGGCGGATTTTCGCGAGCTGCACGAAGCCCTGCGCCGCACGCGTGGCGGCAGCGCCGCCGAGATCGAGACTTTCGCGATCATCCTCGACCGCTATGCGGCAGAGTCGCGGGAGCACATGCGCAAGGAAGGCAGCATCGTCGTTCCGATCGCGCTGAAGGTGCTCACGCAGGAGGACTGGGAGACGATCGACCACGCCTTCCGCGACAACCGCGATCCGTTTTTCGGCACCGGTCCACAGGGACGCGACGAGACGCTCTTCAAGGCCCGGTACGGCTTCCCCTCCGCGGGGCAGTGA
- a CDS encoding lytic transglycosylase domain-containing protein: MTPMRWSHAVSLAAVCAASLLGSLESRADIYSFTDERGVVHFTNIPALDRRYKLIRREPGSAPRPAQVFMPTEADIRRYQGIVEAASKSHGVDAALVNAVISAESGYNPNALSRKGASGLMQLMPDTARRYGVQNIFDPVQNVHGGVRYLKDLLAMFKGDMRLAVAGYNAGENAVIRAGNRIPQYAETAAYVPKVIDYYHKFRARQG; encoded by the coding sequence ATGACTCCCATGCGCTGGTCCCATGCCGTTTCGTTGGCCGCGGTTTGCGCGGCTTCCCTGCTGGGCTCCCTTGAGTCCCGGGCAGACATCTATTCGTTCACCGACGAGCGTGGCGTGGTCCATTTCACCAACATCCCGGCCCTGGACCGGCGCTACAAGCTCATTCGCCGCGAGCCGGGTTCGGCGCCGCGGCCCGCCCAGGTGTTCATGCCTACGGAAGCCGACATTCGTCGCTACCAGGGGATCGTGGAGGCGGCCTCGAAGAGCCATGGGGTGGATGCGGCGCTGGTTAACGCCGTCATTTCTGCGGAGTCGGGGTACAACCCGAACGCGCTGTCCCGCAAGGGCGCGTCGGGGCTCATGCAACTCATGCCCGACACGGCCCGCCGCTACGGGGTGCAGAACATCTTCGATCCGGTGCAGAACGTGCACGGCGGAGTGCGTTACCTGAAGGACCTGCTGGCGATGTTCAAGGGCGACATGCGCCTTGCGGTCGCCGGCTACAACGCGGGCGAGAACGCGGTCATCCGGGCAGGAAACCGCATTCCCCAGTACGCGGAAACGGCCGCGTACGTGCCCAAGGTCATCGACTACTACCACAAGTTCCGCGCCCGCCAGGGCTGA
- a CDS encoding efflux RND transporter permease subunit has translation MNLPEICIRRPVLATVLSLAVLLVGLISYSRLSVREYPRIDEPVVTVQTTYTGASAEVVESQITKVLEDSLAGIEGVDVMTSVSRTETSQITVRFRLTRDPDSAAADVRDKVARVRARLPEAIDEPVIAKVEADSFPILWMSVTSATKDAIEVSDYVSRYVKPRLSTLPGAADVRIFGERKISMRIWLDRSKLAAYRLTPADVEDALRRQNVEIPAGRIESDKREFSVLSQTDLQTPAQFDSIVVREVSGYPVRIRDLGRVEVGPADERVITRFMGARSVQMGMIKQAVANPLELSRAVRKELVEINKTLPDMKIEVVYDSSVFIEESIRAVFRTIVEAIVLVALVIFVFLRNPRATLIPLVTIPVALIGGFAFMYAFNFSVNTLTLLAMVLAIGLVVDDAIVVLENIFRHIEDGMPRLEAALVGAKEIGFAVIAMTLTLAAVYAPLAFATGRTGRLFIEFALALAGAVLVSGFVALTLSPMLCSKLLRHETRHSVIYNAIEGFFTRMTEGYRRALDLALHHRIWVVSGAVLVALASYVLFASMRSELSPSEDRGVIFGFVSAQEGSTVNFTADNLKHLERLYEQTPETSRYNALAGFPTVADGLAIARLKPWDERKRRQQEITTELAPKFAQIPGVRAFPTNPPSLGQSPRNRPVEFVVMTQAPFEVLQQMVDRLMAEAARNPGLQNLDSDLRLDKPELKVSVNRDKIVDVGATVESVGRTLETMLGGRQVTRFKKDGEQYDVIVQIVPTDRRSPADISDIYVRGKSNEMIQLSNLVVVRESVAPKSLNHFNRIRATTITATLAPGYALGDALAYMQDAAKRVLPPTVQTDLNGQSREFRDSSTDIYFVFVLALIFIYLVLAAQFESFIDPFIIMLTVPLSMTGALFALKVSGGTLNVYSQIGLITLVGLITKHGILIVEFANQMQAKGHDVMEAVQKAAVLRLRPILMTTGAMVLGAVPLATASGAGAESRQQIGWVIVGGLLLGTVLTLFVVPTAYTLLARRHKTFEQRLEEDRTETGKQELQPAAAD, from the coding sequence ATGAACCTGCCCGAGATCTGCATCCGCCGTCCCGTCCTGGCAACGGTGCTGTCGCTCGCGGTGCTGCTCGTGGGCCTCATCTCCTATTCGCGGCTGTCCGTGCGCGAATATCCCCGCATCGACGAGCCGGTCGTCACGGTCCAGACAACGTACACCGGAGCGAGCGCAGAAGTCGTCGAGTCGCAGATCACGAAGGTGCTCGAGGATTCGCTCGCCGGCATCGAGGGCGTGGACGTGATGACCTCGGTTTCGCGCACCGAAACTTCCCAGATCACGGTGCGCTTCCGGCTCACGCGCGATCCCGACTCGGCGGCCGCCGACGTACGCGACAAGGTCGCGCGCGTGCGGGCGAGGCTTCCGGAGGCGATCGACGAGCCCGTGATCGCCAAGGTGGAGGCCGACTCCTTTCCCATCCTGTGGATGTCGGTCACGTCCGCCACGAAGGATGCCATCGAGGTCTCCGACTACGTCTCGCGCTACGTGAAGCCGCGCCTGTCCACGCTGCCCGGCGCGGCGGACGTTCGCATCTTCGGGGAGCGCAAGATCTCGATGCGCATCTGGCTGGATCGCAGCAAGCTTGCGGCCTACCGGCTCACGCCGGCCGACGTCGAGGACGCCCTGCGGCGGCAGAACGTGGAGATCCCCGCCGGCCGCATCGAGAGCGACAAGCGCGAGTTCTCCGTGCTGTCCCAGACCGACCTGCAGACCCCGGCGCAGTTCGATTCGATCGTGGTGCGGGAAGTCTCGGGCTACCCCGTGAGGATCCGCGACCTCGGCCGCGTCGAGGTGGGCCCGGCCGACGAGCGCGTGATCACGCGCTTCATGGGTGCGCGATCGGTGCAGATGGGCATGATCAAGCAGGCGGTGGCGAACCCTCTGGAGCTGTCGCGGGCGGTCCGCAAGGAACTCGTCGAGATCAACAAGACGCTTCCGGACATGAAGATCGAGGTCGTGTACGACTCGTCCGTGTTCATCGAGGAGTCGATCCGGGCCGTCTTTCGCACCATCGTGGAGGCGATCGTCCTGGTTGCCCTCGTGATCTTCGTCTTCCTGCGCAATCCCCGCGCCACGCTCATCCCGCTCGTGACCATCCCGGTGGCCCTGATCGGCGGGTTCGCGTTCATGTATGCCTTCAACTTCAGCGTGAACACGCTCACGCTGCTTGCCATGGTGCTCGCGATCGGCCTGGTGGTGGACGACGCGATCGTCGTGCTCGAGAACATCTTCCGGCACATCGAGGACGGGATGCCGCGGCTGGAGGCGGCGCTCGTGGGCGCCAAGGAGATCGGCTTCGCCGTGATCGCGATGACGCTCACGCTGGCGGCGGTGTACGCGCCGCTCGCCTTTGCCACGGGCCGCACCGGCCGGCTGTTCATCGAGTTCGCCCTGGCCCTCGCCGGGGCTGTGCTGGTATCGGGTTTCGTGGCGCTCACGCTCTCGCCCATGTTGTGCTCGAAGCTGCTGCGGCACGAGACAAGGCACAGCGTGATCTACAACGCGATCGAGGGCTTCTTCACTCGGATGACGGAGGGTTATCGCCGCGCCCTTGACCTGGCGCTGCACCACCGCATCTGGGTGGTGTCCGGAGCCGTGCTCGTCGCGCTTGCAAGCTACGTGCTCTTCGCGAGCATGCGCTCGGAACTCTCGCCGAGCGAGGATCGCGGCGTCATCTTCGGCTTCGTCTCGGCGCAGGAGGGATCCACCGTCAATTTCACGGCGGACAACCTCAAGCACCTGGAGAGGCTCTACGAGCAGACCCCCGAGACCAGCAGGTACAACGCGCTGGCCGGCTTTCCGACCGTGGCCGACGGGCTCGCCATCGCGAGGCTGAAGCCCTGGGATGAGCGCAAGCGCAGGCAGCAGGAGATCACGACGGAACTCGCCCCGAAGTTCGCCCAGATCCCCGGCGTTCGCGCCTTCCCGACCAACCCGCCCTCGCTCGGCCAGTCCCCGCGCAACCGCCCGGTCGAGTTCGTCGTCATGACCCAGGCGCCCTTCGAGGTCCTGCAGCAGATGGTCGATCGCCTCATGGCCGAGGCCGCCAGGAACCCGGGCCTGCAGAACCTCGATTCGGACCTTCGCCTGGACAAGCCCGAGCTCAAGGTGAGCGTGAACCGCGACAAGATCGTGGACGTGGGCGCGACGGTGGAGTCGGTGGGCCGCACGCTCGAGACCATGCTGGGCGGCCGACAGGTGACGCGTTTCAAGAAGGACGGCGAGCAGTACGACGTGATCGTGCAGATCGTCCCCACGGACCGCCGCTCACCCGCGGACATCTCCGACATCTACGTGCGCGGCAAGTCCAACGAAATGATCCAGCTCTCGAACCTCGTCGTGGTGCGCGAGTCGGTGGCGCCCAAGAGCCTGAACCACTTCAACCGCATCCGGGCAACCACGATCACCGCCACCCTCGCCCCCGGATATGCGCTGGGCGATGCCCTCGCCTACATGCAGGACGCGGCGAAACGGGTACTGCCGCCCACGGTGCAGACAGACCTCAACGGCCAATCCCGGGAATTCCGCGACTCCTCGACCGATATCTACTTCGTGTTCGTGCTGGCGCTGATCTTCATCTACCTCGTGCTCGCGGCGCAGTTCGAGAGCTTCATCGACCCCTTCATCATCATGCTCACCGTGCCCCTGTCGATGACGGGGGCGCTCTTCGCGCTCAAGGTCTCCGGAGGAACGCTCAACGTGTACAGCCAGATCGGGCTCATCACGCTGGTGGGCCTCATCACCAAGCACGGCATCCTGATCGTGGAATTCGCCAACCAGATGCAGGCGAAGGGCCACGACGTGATGGAGGCGGTCCAGAAGGCCGCGGTGCTGCGCCTGCGGCCCATCCTCATGACCACGGGCGCGATGGTGCTCGGCGCCGTGCCGTTGGCGACGGCCAGCGGCGCAGGGGCCGAATCGCGCCAGCAGATCGGGTGGGTGATCGTGGGCGGACTGCTGCTGGGCACCGTGCTCACGCTCTTCGTGGTGCCCACGGCCTACACGCTCCTCGCCCGCCGCCACAAGACCTTCGAGCAGCGACTCGAGGAAGACCGCACGGAGACCGGCAAGCAGGAACTCCAGCCGGCGGCGGCCGACTGA
- a CDS encoding YdcH family protein yields MPTIAENAEEIKRRIGELNLEHRDLDRAIEALELNPFHDELQLKRLKKRKLMLKDQIFMLQRQLVPDIPA; encoded by the coding sequence ATGCCGACCATCGCGGAGAATGCCGAGGAAATCAAGCGGCGCATCGGGGAGTTGAACCTCGAACACCGTGACCTCGACCGCGCAATCGAAGCACTCGAACTCAACCCCTTCCACGACGAATTGCAGCTGAAGAGACTCAAGAAGCGAAAACTCATGCTCAAGGACCAGATCTTCATGCTGCAGCGGCAGCTGGTCCCCGATATTCCCGCCTGA
- a CDS encoding efflux RND transporter periplasmic adaptor subunit, with protein sequence MKTTHIAGALAALATVGSLSYWAGSRSGPAPAPVAQKAAGGAPAGIAVEAFRVGTVKLPQSITTVGSLRSDESIIVRPEIAGRIAEILFTEGQRATRGQVLVRLDNSVQKADLERARANLTLSRSKYERAVDLRSKGFISSQATDEAENTFKVAQADVELTNARLAKTELMAPFAGVIGLRSVSVGDYVKEGQDVVNLEAIDPLKADFRVPEVFLSQVRAGQTLQVNLDALPGKSYPGQVFAINPLIDANGRSIVIRAQVPNPEGRLRPGMFARVRLFTSDIRDTLVIPEESIIAVGEDKYVYRVADGRAQRQRVDIGQRRDGKVEVVTGLSADDQVVTAGVVKLRDGAPVRVVNEASADVPVGKANDAPAKGNS encoded by the coding sequence ATGAAGACCACCCACATCGCCGGCGCCCTTGCCGCCCTAGCAACCGTCGGATCCCTGTCCTATTGGGCGGGTTCCCGCAGCGGCCCTGCGCCCGCCCCGGTCGCGCAGAAAGCCGCCGGCGGCGCCCCGGCGGGCATCGCGGTCGAGGCGTTCCGGGTGGGAACCGTGAAGCTGCCGCAGTCCATCACCACCGTGGGAAGCCTTCGTTCCGACGAGTCGATCATCGTGCGCCCCGAAATCGCGGGGCGCATCGCCGAGATCCTGTTCACGGAAGGCCAGCGCGCCACGCGCGGGCAGGTGCTCGTCCGCCTCGACAACTCGGTGCAGAAGGCGGACCTCGAGCGTGCCCGCGCGAACCTCACGCTCTCGCGCTCGAAGTACGAACGCGCCGTTGACCTGCGCTCCAAGGGGTTCATCTCCAGCCAGGCCACGGACGAGGCCGAGAACACCTTCAAGGTCGCCCAGGCCGACGTCGAACTCACGAACGCCCGGCTGGCAAAGACCGAGCTCATGGCCCCTTTCGCGGGAGTGATCGGGCTGCGCTCCGTGAGCGTCGGCGACTACGTGAAGGAGGGGCAGGACGTCGTGAACCTGGAGGCGATCGATCCCCTCAAGGCCGATTTCCGCGTTCCGGAAGTCTTCCTCTCCCAGGTCAGGGCGGGGCAGACGCTGCAGGTGAACCTCGACGCCCTGCCCGGCAAGTCGTACCCGGGCCAGGTCTTCGCGATCAACCCGCTGATCGATGCGAACGGCCGCTCCATCGTGATCCGCGCCCAGGTCCCCAACCCTGAAGGGCGCCTGCGGCCGGGGATGTTCGCGCGCGTGCGCCTCTTCACGAGCGATATCCGCGACACGCTCGTCATCCCCGAGGAATCGATCATCGCGGTCGGCGAGGACAAGTATGTGTACCGCGTCGCGGATGGAAGGGCGCAAAGGCAGAGGGTCGACATCGGCCAGCGCCGCGACGGCAAGGTCGAGGTCGTCACCGGCCTGAGCGCCGACGACCAGGTGGTGACCGCAGGCGTGGTGAAGCTGCGCGACGGGGCGCCCGTTCGCGTGGTGAACGAGGCCTCGGCCGATGTCCCCGTGGGCAAGGCGAACGACGCGCCGGCCAAGGGAAATTCCTGA
- a CDS encoding HD domain-containing protein, translating to MQFRRNDFDVSNRINTTDPGCVKLEIARIHHALYPGSQAPTIERAFDDVEALYRGENPAYEKCDTAYHDLQHVLEVSLAMARLLDGYERTRGDGPAIGARLFQLGIVCALFHDMGYIRRRNDRRHRCGAEYTRIHVSRGARFLRDYLPTVGLGEFATIAGPVLHFTGYERAVGAIRLPHPIYRLLGSLLGSADIIAQMSDRCYLEKCHDRLYPEFVDGGIARRKTSAGEVTVFASADDLIRKTPGFFVSASKRLDHDLGGAYEYARGHFGGANLYMDAVRCNIRFAEKLKSGPLLQLRRIPPVTIN from the coding sequence ATGCAATTCCGCCGCAATGATTTCGACGTGAGCAACCGGATCAACACCACGGACCCGGGCTGCGTGAAGCTGGAGATCGCCCGCATCCACCATGCGCTTTATCCCGGGTCCCAGGCACCGACGATCGAGCGCGCCTTCGACGATGTCGAGGCACTGTACCGGGGCGAAAACCCGGCGTACGAGAAGTGCGACACGGCATACCACGACCTGCAGCACGTGCTCGAAGTGTCGCTCGCGATGGCCCGCCTCCTGGACGGCTACGAGCGTACGCGCGGCGACGGTCCGGCGATCGGCGCGCGGCTATTCCAGTTGGGAATCGTGTGCGCTCTCTTTCACGACATGGGCTATATCCGTCGCCGCAACGACCGCCGCCACCGGTGCGGCGCCGAGTACACGCGCATCCATGTCTCCCGCGGGGCCCGGTTCCTGCGTGATTACCTGCCGACCGTCGGCCTGGGCGAGTTCGCGACCATCGCGGGGCCGGTGCTTCATTTCACCGGGTACGAGCGGGCAGTGGGCGCGATCCGCCTTCCGCATCCGATCTACCGCCTGCTCGGAAGCCTGCTCGGGTCGGCCGACATCATTGCGCAGATGTCGGACCGCTGCTACCTCGAGAAATGCCACGACCGTCTCTACCCGGAGTTCGTGGATGGCGGCATTGCGCGGCGAAAGACCAGCGCGGGCGAGGTGACCGTCTTCGCCTCCGCCGACGACCTCATCCGCAAGACGCCCGGTTTCTTCGTCTCCGCCTCGAAGCGGTTGGACCACGACCTCGGTGGCGCGTACGAATACGCGCGCGGCCATTTCGGCGGCGCCAACCTCTACATGGATGCGGTGCGGTGCAACATCCGCTTTGCCGAGAAGCTCAAGTCCGGGCCCTTGCTCCAGTTGCGCCGGATCCCGCCGGTGACCATCAACTGA
- a CDS encoding TRAP transporter permease yields MEENKNPVEPSIDLQQLVADADTGGREVGGPVGKLILFVAVGWSLFQLWYASPLPFVFGWGVLNDTEARSLHLGIALFLAYLCYPALKSSGRKSVPWHDWILGVAGAIAGAYFLLFYVQLSTRPGQPNLQDIIVACTGLVLLLEATRRAVGMPMMVLAILFLIYIMFGKYMPDILAHKGASLERMLSHQWLTTEGVYGVALGVSSSFIFIYVLFGALLDRAGAGNYMMQVSMALLGHLRGGPAKVAVVSSALNGLISGSSVSNVVSGGIFTIPLMKKAGYGGVKAGAIETMSSVNGQIMPPVMGAAAFLMVEYVGLTYTEICKHAFLPATLSYIALFYIVHLEALKIGLEPFAPGRARGARERITGWGLGISGTIAVLCAIYFVAEAAKNLLGEAAGWVLGFLLAALYIGCLRIAAKCPDLPVDIDVKNPVLPETWPTVKAGLHFLIPFGMLIWCLMIEEMSPALSAFWATLSQLVLMATQRPLTNIFRGKGFALPEVKAGFHEIFLGLNDGARSMIGIAIATGTAGIIVGGITLTGVGLRMTEFVEFVSMGNVMIMLLFTAFVCLVLGMGVPTTANYILVATLMAPVVVELGAQSGLVIPLIGVHLFVFYYGIMGDITPPVGLASFAAAAISGEDPIQTGIQGSVYALRTVVLPFVWIFNPQLLLIDVHGWWELLLVISSATVACLVFAAATMNYFQTRSRWWETVILLVAVFMLFRPNFFMDQLYSPWESRPAKTLYQIVKELPEDEDLVVVLQGTNVEGDEVTKTVSAQLGKPADSRTRLSAVGVTFTILGDEVRVATVKFGSRAKRGGFEQGWKVKEIKVRSDAPSEHWVFIPAYALVAFIYFLQRRRMASARLATGAA; encoded by the coding sequence GTGGAAGAAAACAAGAACCCGGTCGAACCGAGCATCGATCTCCAGCAACTGGTGGCGGACGCGGACACCGGCGGGCGCGAAGTCGGCGGCCCGGTCGGCAAGCTCATCCTGTTCGTGGCGGTCGGCTGGTCGCTCTTCCAGCTCTGGTACGCGTCCCCGCTTCCGTTCGTCTTCGGCTGGGGCGTGCTGAACGACACCGAGGCACGCTCGCTGCACCTCGGGATCGCCCTGTTCCTCGCCTACCTCTGCTATCCGGCCCTGAAGAGTTCCGGCCGCAAGAGTGTCCCGTGGCACGATTGGATCCTCGGTGTGGCCGGAGCGATCGCCGGCGCGTATTTCCTGCTGTTCTACGTGCAGCTTTCGACGCGGCCCGGCCAGCCCAACCTGCAGGACATCATCGTGGCCTGCACGGGCCTCGTGCTCCTGCTCGAGGCCACCCGCCGCGCGGTCGGGATGCCGATGATGGTGCTGGCGATCCTCTTCCTCATCTACATCATGTTCGGCAAGTACATGCCGGACATCCTCGCGCACAAGGGTGCCTCTCTCGAACGGATGCTTTCGCACCAGTGGCTCACGACGGAGGGTGTCTACGGCGTGGCGTTGGGAGTCTCGTCGTCGTTCATCTTCATCTACGTGCTCTTCGGTGCGCTGCTCGACCGCGCCGGCGCGGGCAACTACATGATGCAGGTCTCGATGGCGCTCCTGGGCCACCTGCGCGGCGGCCCGGCCAAGGTGGCCGTGGTGTCCTCCGCGCTGAACGGGCTCATCTCGGGGTCGTCCGTCTCGAACGTGGTCTCGGGCGGCATCTTCACCATCCCGCTCATGAAGAAGGCCGGTTACGGCGGCGTGAAGGCGGGCGCGATCGAAACCATGAGCTCGGTGAATGGCCAGATCATGCCTCCCGTCATGGGGGCGGCCGCGTTCCTGATGGTGGAGTACGTCGGACTCACGTACACCGAGATCTGCAAGCACGCCTTCCTGCCGGCAACGCTTTCCTACATCGCGCTTTTCTACATCGTGCACCTGGAGGCGCTGAAGATCGGGCTCGAACCCTTTGCGCCGGGACGCGCACGCGGCGCGCGCGAGCGCATCACCGGATGGGGCCTGGGGATCTCCGGGACGATCGCCGTGCTCTGCGCGATCTATTTCGTGGCGGAGGCCGCCAAGAACCTTCTGGGCGAAGCGGCCGGCTGGGTGCTCGGATTCCTCCTGGCCGCCCTTTACATCGGGTGCCTGCGCATCGCGGCGAAATGCCCCGACCTGCCGGTGGACATCGACGTGAAGAACCCGGTGCTGCCCGAGACGTGGCCGACGGTGAAGGCGGGACTGCACTTCCTCATCCCCTTCGGGATGCTCATCTGGTGCCTCATGATCGAGGAGATGTCGCCGGCGCTGTCCGCCTTCTGGGCGACGCTTTCGCAGCTCGTGCTGATGGCCACGCAGCGGCCGCTCACCAATATCTTCCGCGGCAAGGGCTTCGCCCTGCCGGAGGTGAAGGCCGGATTCCACGAGATCTTCCTCGGACTCAACGACGGCGCCCGCAGCATGATCGGCATCGCCATCGCAACCGGCACCGCGGGCATCATCGTCGGGGGCATCACGCTCACGGGCGTGGGCCTGCGCATGACCGAATTCGTCGAATTCGTGTCGATGGGCAACGTGATGATCATGCTGCTCTTCACGGCCTTCGTGTGCCTGGTGCTGGGCATGGGCGTGCCCACGACGGCAAACTACATCCTGGTCGCCACCCTCATGGCGCCGGTCGTCGTGGAGCTGGGCGCGCAGTCGGGCCTCGTCATCCCGCTCATCGGCGTGCACCTCTTCGTCTTCTATTACGGAATCATGGGCGACATCACGCCGCCGGTGGGACTGGCGAGCTTCGCGGCGGCCGCGATATCGGGCGAGGACCCGATCCAGACCGGCATCCAGGGCTCGGTCTACGCGCTGCGCACCGTGGTGCTGCCCTTCGTGTGGATCTTCAACCCGCAGCTCCTCCTCATCGACGTGCACGGCTGGTGGGAGCTCTTGCTCGTGATCTCGTCGGCCACGGTGGCCTGCCTCGTCTTCGCCGCCGCGACGATGAACTATTTCCAGACCCGCAGCCGGTGGTGGGAAACGGTGATACTGCTGGTTGCCGTGTTCATGCTCTTCCGGCCCAACTTCTTCATGGACCAGTTGTATTCGCCCTGGGAATCGCGGCCGGCGAAGACGCTCTACCAGATCGTCAAGGAACTGCCGGAGGACGAGGATCTCGTGGTCGTCCTGCAGGGCACGAACGTCGAGGGCGACGAGGTCACCAAGACAGTGTCCGCCCAGTTGGGAAAACCGGCAGACAGCCGCACGCGGCTTTCCGCCGTGGGCGTCACCTTCACGATACTGGGCGACGAGGTTCGCGTGGCGACCGTGAAGTTCGGAAGCCGCGCCAAGCGCGGCGGCTTCGAGCAGGGCTGGAAGGTGAAGGAGATCAAGGTCCGCTCCGACGCGCCCTCCGAGCACTGGGTGTTCATCCCGGCCTACGCGCTCGTTGCGTTCATCTACTTCCTGCAGCGCCGGCGGATGGCCTCCGCAAGATTGGCGACGGGGGCCGCGTAA
- the gltX gene encoding glutamate--tRNA ligase, which translates to MIRTRFAPSPTGYLHIGGARTALLCWAYARRHGGKFILRVEDTDQERSTQASVRAILDGLSWLGIDWDEGPFYQMERLARYREIAEQLVREGKAYRCYCTKDELDAMREAQVARGEKPRYDRRWRDSTDTPPPGRPAVIRFKNPLEGAVTWNDLVKGPVTVSNEELDDLVLLRGDAVPAYNFGVVVDDVDMAMTHVIRGDDHVNNTPRQINLYRALGAQVPLFAHMPMILGADGQRLSKRHGAVSVLQYRDEGYLPDALVNYLARLGWSHGDEEVFSREQLVEWFDLEHVSRSPARWDPEKLRWLNGEYLKRIPAEALVEGIRSRNPALHAEIVEAMDPVAMTAVGQGSWSLVGEHEAFLHELASPVTTDPAVVEQYLDAKGRAIVGELATALEPIEWSAAGVKAALQAFVKGRGLKMPEVMMPLRVAVTRKAQTKAIDAIVAALRKEVVLERLRHAARG; encoded by the coding sequence ATGATCCGCACCCGCTTCGCCCCCAGCCCAACGGGCTACCTACACATCGGCGGCGCCCGCACGGCGCTTCTTTGCTGGGCCTACGCCCGGCGCCACGGCGGCAAGTTCATCCTGCGCGTGGAGGATACGGACCAGGAACGATCCACGCAGGCATCCGTCAGGGCCATCCTCGACGGCCTTTCCTGGCTCGGCATCGACTGGGACGAGGGACCTTTCTATCAGATGGAGCGTCTTGCCCGTTATCGGGAAATCGCCGAGCAGCTCGTTCGCGAGGGCAAGGCCTACCGCTGCTATTGCACGAAGGATGAACTCGACGCCATGCGCGAGGCGCAGGTCGCCCGCGGGGAAAAGCCGCGCTACGACAGGCGCTGGCGTGATTCCACCGATACGCCACCGCCCGGGCGCCCGGCGGTGATCCGGTTCAAGAACCCGCTCGAAGGCGCCGTCACCTGGAACGACCTCGTGAAGGGGCCGGTGACGGTCTCGAACGAGGAGCTGGACGACCTCGTCCTGCTGCGCGGCGACGCAGTGCCCGCCTACAACTTCGGCGTCGTCGTGGACGACGTGGACATGGCGATGACGCACGTGATCCGGGGCGACGATCACGTGAACAACACGCCCCGGCAGATCAACCTGTACCGGGCGCTCGGGGCGCAGGTGCCGCTCTTCGCCCACATGCCCATGATCCTGGGCGCCGACGGGCAGCGGCTCTCCAAGCGTCACGGCGCGGTAAGCGTTCTGCAATACCGGGACGAGGGATACCTGCCGGACGCGCTGGTGAACTACCTGGCGCGGCTGGGCTGGTCCCACGGCGACGAGGAAGTCTTCTCCCGCGAGCAGCTGGTCGAATGGTTCGATCTCGAGCACGTGAGCCGCTCGCCGGCCCGCTGGGACCCCGAGAAGCTCAGGTGGCTCAATGGCGAGTACCTGAAGCGCATCCCCGCCGAAGCGCTCGTGGAGGGCATCCGTTCGCGCAACCCGGCTCTGCACGCCGAGATCGTCGAGGCGATGGACCCGGTTGCCATGACGGCAGTCGGCCAGGGCAGCTGGTCGCTCGTGGGCGAGCATGAGGCCTTCCTGCACGAGCTTGCCTCGCCGGTGACCACCGATCCTGCCGTCGTCGAGCAATACCTCGACGCAAAGGGCCGCGCCATCGTGGGCGAACTGGCCACTGCACTCGAGCCGATCGAGTGGAGCGCAGCCGGCGTCAAGGCCGCGCTCCAGGCATTCGTGAAGGGCCGCGGATTGAAGATGCCGGAGGTGATGATGCCGCTACGCGTGGCGGTCACCCGCAAGGCCCAGACCAAGGCGATCGACGCGATCGTGGCCGCGCTGCGCAAGGAAGTCGTGCTCGAGCGCCTGCGACACGCGGCCCGCGGATGA